Proteins encoded by one window of Deltaproteobacteria bacterium:
- a CDS encoding aminopeptidase P family N-terminal domain-containing protein, giving the protein MKEHFLKGKEVLKRYNVDAFFSPNKVNIRYFTGLDAEGFLLLALDKIYLFLPPLYYMLKQNLEFVEKIIYKSTKAMKQKIKEIGVERIAYDNGE; this is encoded by the coding sequence AGGTGCTGAAAAGGTATAATGTGGATGCTTTTTTTTCTCCGAACAAGGTAAACATACGGTATTTTACAGGATTAGATGCAGAAGGGTTTTTGCTTCTTGCTCTTGATAAGATATATCTCTTTTTACCTCCGCTATATTATATGCTCAAACAAAACTTAGAATTTGTAGAAAAAATCATCTACAAAAGTACCAAAGCTATGAAACAAAAAATTAAAGAAATAGGGGTTGAAAGAATAGCTTATGATAATGGTGAA